The Micromonospora sp. NBC_00421 DNA window CCACCCGGCACGCGCCGCATGATCATCTCAGGGGAGGCGAGGGTAGCGGTATCGAACCGCATCGGACACCGCTACCTCGCCCCCACCGAGTCGATCAGAGGGCGGAAAATCAGGCCAGCCCCATTCGGCCACCACTACCGCAGCCGTCGGACTGTCGCCCTGCGGCGCTCAGGATCGTCGCCCACTACGCCCCAATCAGGCGCCAGCACCGCAGCCGGTCAGCGCCGGGTGGACTCCGCCACGAACACACCGCGCCCCGGCCGCCCGACCAACACACCCTGCTCCCGCAGCCTTGCCACCGCACGACTGATCGTGGACTGCGAAACGTCGTAGGCATCCGCCAGGTCCCGCCCCGAGGGGAGCTGAGAGCCTGGAGGGTAGCGCCCCTCCTTGATCTTTCTCAGCAAGTCGTCGAGCAACTCGTCCATGGTGGGCGGGATAGGCACGCTGGGCCCCTTGCAGTCGGTTGGCACGCCCAGTATCGATCAGTGATTGCGGCAGAGGCAACGCACGTAGCAGCGGTGACATAGGTGGGTTGCTGACTCAAAGACATGCTTGACATAGGTGACTCGGTGGTCGTAGCGTCACTGTCGGTGATGCGGTGCTGTTGCGGTCGGTTGGCACCTCTCGTACCGGCCTCGCATCGCCACCGGAACCTCGCCCTCCGCGCTCCCCCGGCGCGGCGCTGCCACCTGCCCGGCGGGTGGCGGCAGGGGTGGCCCCGCCGATCGCAAGCGGCCGGGGCCACCCCTCCCCCAACCACCTGCGGCCTCTCCGAAGGGCGGTCACCCCGTGCGCCACCTGCTCCGCCGGCTGACCCGCCGGCCCCACGCCCCACGACCACCGATGCCGATCGACCGACCGTCGACCCACCCGGCACG harbors:
- a CDS encoding winged helix-turn-helix domain-containing protein gives rise to the protein MDELLDDLLRKIKEGRYPPGSQLPSGRDLADAYDVSQSTISRAVARLREQGVLVGRPGRGVFVAESTRR